One segment of Babesia bigemina genome assembly Bbig001, chromosome : II DNA contains the following:
- a CDS encoding transcription factor S-II protein, putative has product MALFCPLCHSILYFTSKSQTSSCFACLRCSYELPVSRRFHKSTVYTQFEKEVPRSPHSANEFEHAPKIIAVCPSCHNKEAYFMSIQTRSADEPMTQFFVCTACRHRWKE; this is encoded by the exons ATGGCGTTGTTTTGTCCGCTGTGCCACAGCATTTTATACTTTACGTCTAAGTCGCAAACCTCTTCGTGCTTCGCTTGTCTGCGTTGCAGCTACGAGCTGCCGGTGTCCCGGCGTTTCCACAAGTCTACTGTCTACACGCAGTTCGAGAAGGAGGTTCCGCGTAGCCCGCACAGCGCTAACGAGTTTGAGCATGCGCCTAAGATCATTG CTGTTTGCCCGTCTTGCCACAACAAAGAGGCGTACTTCATGAGCATACAAACCCGCTCGGCCGACGAGCCGATGACGCAGTTTTTCGTTTGCACAGCATGCCGCCACCGTTGGAAGGAGTAG
- a CDS encoding Rad2 endonuclease, putative, whose translation MGIKGLWDAVAAAGVSSRVEMLRGKKVAIDASFWIGHCIASETAERRGQDVYGVFFLRICYLLEKRIYPIFVFDGRTPGAKRRTLLLRNMSRAQRTRNLRLLAFKALAVQMKHLAKSGNDRVFKPSSFMKRKKGFSSKELRAIAADLEVVAEPSASEPVPALAIEDVVAESSPKEDKLFSSDDEFEDTPALDIAPIADVPAEGGPRRIDILTMPQSYKSLKMRARSGANVDLSSASGGNELDSSYFDVSSGSRSHGHGVGRSKRTIELPLDCSINPESYEQLPSDVRYQIMNQIKDAWMYDDRVNLLRHKSALNEFSNLQVESYLRDVEINREIEKIKRSLIRETMPSGALKSDCDVNFDQAKVEALEDEIHDYNVAEGKSRRKRRFLNDLSENMQPDLYNFAVAPNVKTEPVEVDDSLFLRDSEIFGDLVKSESEDEFEVTDERFPRKPVDDFEVLDETPAVLWSPKSIAGAIQQSSEIPGAASAIMDSCGVASEPSAIPSEDPTKDEIPHKCANGLLSDTGIETYPLYNDIVHEGTCMGTVASNPDSDEEQHNSSSHSPGYLSEASGDSDAGSKSLSDIGDDMSELGSDEALEISSSSESCDEPVPSSQKESIGSPEFDDEGWNIDDDEDVVSVATEGDTGIPPDDDEDVSPANVGSDAQDAPESAEQCHKESEDSSRISAEAANEDSAAADDATAASESIVASGPAPMYNNEWQYRDFLRMEKLFSHAERSTYRMDEWDKVPELLDLFGLPFLVAPSEAEAQCAHLNKIGLCFGVISDDSDTLAFGAKRVFKRFYSGQIFESYVSERVVRELGLGQEQIALLAIICGCDYTPGVRGIGVVNALEVIKAFPTFDELYEFRRWATSDVDLATVTDDPCPIKRAYKESHVNYRLHWSFSSDFPNREAYNLFLSPVVSSTFDPRWRAPRFEEVKRFMAKHSSLPESEVDTCLSKLRVKDNFEGYILEDFVPEIHAGSHRKGHRSLKSNRKILQERLSSFREFLSERERRKSKKARARQRPLRASGNSPPRVAFIRSKRMLASIESLKQRAQEERVTSP comes from the coding sequence ATGGGTATTAAGGGTCTGTGGGATGCCGTTGCTGCGGCTGGCGTCTCCTCTCGTGTGGAGATGCTGCGCGGCAAGAAAGTGGCCATCGACGCCAGCTTTTGGATCGGTCACTGCATTGCGTCTGAGACTGCTGAGCGCCGTGGCCAAGACGTGTATGGAGTGTTCTTTTTGCGCATCTGCTATCTGTTGGAGAAGCGTATCTACCCGATATTTGTTTTTGATGGCCGCACTCCCGGTGCCAAGCGCCGTACTCTGTTGTTACGTAACATGTCACGTGCGCAGCGTACCCGCAATTTGAGGCTTTTGGCTTTCAAGGCACTGGCCGTTCAGATGAAGCATCTTGCGAAGTCTGGCAACGACCGCGTGTTTAAACCGTCCAGCTTCATGAAACGCAAGAAAGGGTTTTCATCGAAAGAGCTGCGCGCCATAGCGGCGGATTTAGAAGTGGTTGCTGAACCGAGTGCCTCTGAGCCCGTCCCGGCGCTCGCCATTGAGGATGTTGTGGCTGAATCGTCGCCCAAGGAAGATAAACTGTTCTCTTCAGATGATGAATTTGAGGATACCCCTGCACTCGATATTGCCCCGATCGCTGATGTACCTGCTGAAGGAGGCCCCCGTCGCATCGATATCCTGACGATGCCTCAATCGTACAAATCGCTGAAAATGCGGGCTCGGTCAGGTGCGAACGTGGACTTGAGTTCCGCGTCCGGTGGTAACGAGCTCGACAGTTCGTATTTTGACGTCAGCTCTGGGTCCCGCAGCCATGGCCACGGTGTCGGGCGTTCTAAGCGTACGATTGAGCTCCCCCTCGACTGCTCCATAAACCCCGAGAGCTATGAGCAGTTGCCGAGCGACGTGCGTTACCAGATAATGAACCAGATTAAAGACGCATGGATGTACGACGACCGCGTAAACTTGCTTCGCCACAAATCGGCGCTGAACGAGTTTTCTAATTTGCAGGTGGAGAGTTACCTGCGTGATGTGGAGATTAACCGAGAGATCGAGAAGATCAAGCGGTCCCTCATCCGCGAAACGATGCCGAGCGGTGCGTTGAAGAGCGACTGCGACGTGAACTTCGACCAGGCAAAGGTAGAGGCTCTGGAGGATGAGATCCACGACTACAATGTTGCGGAGGGCAAGTCTCGCCGTAAGCGCCGCTTTTTGAACGACCTGAGTGAGAACATGCAACCGGACCTTTACAACTTCGCCGTAGCCCCAAATGTGAAAACCGAGCCGGTGGAGGTCGACGATTCGCTGTTTCTGCGCGATTCGGAGATTTTCGGCGACCTGGTAAAGTCGGAGTCGGAGGACGAGTTCGAGGTAACGGACGAGCGATTTCCTCGAAAACCCGTTGACGACTTTGAAGTGCTGGATGAGACTCCAGCCGTATTATGGTCACCGAAATCAATTGCTGGAGCAATCCAGCAGTCTTCAGAAATACCCGGCGCAGCCTCCGCCATTATGGATTCTTGTGGCGTTGCCTCCGAGCCATCTGCAATACCATCTGAAGACCCAACTAAAGATGAAATACCTCATAAATGTGCCAATGGCCTTTTATCCGACACCGGTATCGAGACGTATCCATTGTATAATGACATTGTCCATGAAGGTACCTGTATGGGCACTGTCGCCTCCAATCCAGACAGCGACGAAGAACAACATAACTCATCCTCCCATTCCCCCGGTTACTTATCGGAGGCTTCTGGAGATTCCGATGCGGGTAGTAAAAGTTTATCTGATATTGGCGACGACATGTCTGAGCTGGGTTCGGATGAAGCGCTTGAAATAAGCTCATCTTCCGAATCCTGTGATGAGCCGGTCCCCAGCAGCCAAAAAGAGTCTATTGGCTCACCCGAattcgatgatgagggtTGGAATatcgatgatgatgaggatgTTGTGTCAGTTGCCACCGAAGGGGATACCGGGATACCGCCtgatgacgacgaggacgtTTCACCCGCCAACGTAGGTTCAGACGCACAAGACGCACCCGAATCAGCCGAACAGTGTCATAAGGAATCAGAGGATTCGTCTCGGATTAGTGCAGAGGCAGCCAATGAGGATTCTGCCGCTGCGGATGATGCTACTGCAGCCAGCGAGAGCATTGTCGCCTCCGGCCCGGCTCCCATGTACAACAACGAGTGGCAGTATCGCGACTTTTTGCGTATGGAAAAACTGTTCAGCCACGCAGAGCGCAGCACGTACCGCATGGATGAGTGGGATAAGGTTCCCGAGCTGCTGGATCTGTTCGGTCTGCCATTTCTGGTTGCCCCGTCTGAGGCCGAGGCGCAATGTGCCCATTTGAACAAGATTGGCCTGTGTTTCGGCGTAATCTCTGACGACTCCGACACTCTGGCATTTGGAGCGAAGCGTGTTTTCAAGAGATTCTACAGTGGCCAGATATTTGAATCGTACGTATCCGAGCGTGTGGTGCGTGAGTTGGGCCTTGGTCAAGAGCAGATTGCCCTTTTGGCCATCATTTGCGGGTGCGACTACACTCCCGGAGTGCGTGGAATAGGTGTTGTTAACGCCCTGGAGGTGATTAAGGCGTTTCCGACCTTCGATGAGCTGTACGAGTTCCGCAGGTGGGCGACTAGCGACGTGGACCTGGCCACGGTAACTGATGACCCTTGCCCTATAAAGCGCGCCTACAAGGAGTCGCACGTGAATTACCGCCTGCACTGGTCGTTCAGCAGCGACTTCCCGAATCGCGAGGCGTACAACCTGTTCCTGTCGCCGGTGGTGTCTAGCACGTTCGACCCTCGGTGGCGCGCGCCGAGGTTCGAGGAAGTGAAGCGTTTCATGGCCAAACATTCGTCACTGCCTGAGTCTGAGGTGGATACGTGTTTGTCCAAGCTGCGCGTGAAGGACAACTTCGAAGGCTACATTTTGGAGGACTTCGTGCCAGAGATCCACGCAGGCTCGCACCGCAAAGGCCACCGCAGCCTAAAATCTAACCGAAAGATTTTACAAGAGCGTCTGTCGTCCTTCCGCGAGTTTCTGTCCGAACGCGAGCGTCGCAAGTCTAAGAAGGCTCGCGCCCGTCAGCGGCCGTTGCGCGCCTCTGGGAACTCGCCCCCTCGCGTGGCATTCATTCGGTCGAAGCGTATGCTTGCGTCGATCGAATCGCTGAAGCAGCGTGCGCAGGAAGAGCGCGTGACGTCGCCGTAG
- a CDS encoding mannosyltransferase (PIG-M) containing domain, putative, whose product MDDALRKLLTGPESNPFGQIVVGVLSCRWLVYILAVVLRIGLIGYSCYHDWFCKCLIVWCNGLVEVKFTDVDYRVFTDAARLLLSGQSPYLRHTYRYTPLLALLMVPNVVICDLFGKAFFCIFDVLTAYMLEKCATTGNSLVPSIWLFNPFVVVISSRGNADCVICFLVVAALYYIKQEKIITSAIFFGLAVHFKLYPVVYFLPFILHLSHASAAREALTGNWLVKSIRTVKNGLNLNQLKFAAVSFAVFASTSLVCYYFCGFDFVYETYLYHYIRKDHRHNFSVYFNYMYHMVDSDSELNPVLSFIPQMVCVFVYGLLGFWDLELSMFLQTLSFVALNKVVTCQYYLWWMCLLPLVLSKLSFERKAVMIQGAAIVSFVGSNLLWLFFAYCLEMLGYNTFAMLLCSSVFFVFAQMAIGWAFLETKAPEGVQKQEA is encoded by the exons ATGGATGATGCCCTGCGGAAATTACTTACTGGCCCGGAGTCCAACCCCTTCGGCCAGATCGTTGTGGGCGTTCTGTCATGCCGCTGGTTGGTCTACATCTTGGCTGTGGTCCTCCGAATTGGACTTATCGGCTACAGCTGCTACCATGACTGGTTCTGTAAGTGTCTTATTGTCTGGTGTAATGGTTTAGTCGAGGTGAAATTCACGGATGTGGACTACCGTGTCTTCACGGACGCCGCAcgtctgctgctgagcgGCCAATCGCCTTACCTTCGTCACACTTACCGCTACACGCCGCTATT GGCACTCTTGATGGTCCCTAATGTGGTCATATGCGATTTGTTCGGGAAGGCGTTTTTCTGCATTTTCGACGTGCTGACGGCCTACATGTTGGAGAAATGCGCGACTACTGGAAACTCCCTAGTGCCATCCATTTGGCTGTTCAACCCGTTCGTGGTTGTCATATCTTCTCGCGGCAATGCTGACTGCGTGATCTGCTTCCTGGTTGTGGCTGCCCTTTACTACATAAAGCAGGAGAAGATCATCACGAGTGCAATATT CTTCGGTCTCGCCGTCCACTTCAAGCTCTACCCTGTCGTCTACTTCTTGCCTTTCATTTTGCACTTGTCGCACGCCAGCGCG GCCCGTGAAGCCTTGACTGGAAACTGGCTCGTCAAATCGATTCGCACTGTGAAGAATGGTTTGAACCTAAACCAGCTGAagttcgctgctgtgaGCTTCGCCGTGTTCGCGTCGACCAGCCTTGTGTGCTACTACTT CTGCGGCTTCGACTTCGTGTACGAGACCTACCTTTACCACTACATCCGCAAGGACCACCGCCACAACTTCTCCGTTTACTTCAACTACATGTACCACATGGTCGACTCCGATAGTGAG CTGAACCCGGTCCTGTCGTTCATCCCCCAGATGGTGTGCGTGTTTGTTTACGGCCTTTTGGGTTTCTGGGACCTTGAGTTGTCGATGTTCTTGCAG ACCTTGTCGTTCGTGGCCCTGAACAAGGTCGTCACGTGCCAGTACTACCTGTGGTGGATGTGCCTGCTCCCCTTGGTGCTGTCCAAGTTGTCGTTCGAGCGCAAGGCGGTCATGATCCAGGGCGCCGCCATTGTAAGTTTCGTAGGATCGAACCTCCTGTGGCTCTTCTTCGCGTACTGCTTGGAGATGCTGGGTTACAACACCTTTGCTATG TTGCTGTGTTCGTCAGTCTTCTTTGTTTTTGCTCAGATGGCTATTGGCTGGGCGTTTTTGGAGACCAAGGCTCCTGAGGGCGTTCAGAAGCAGGAAgcttga